TGGGCGATTTACTGCCGGTGCTTTTTTTACGGTTTTAATAATCGTATTCCTTCTATTGGTTAATAGTAAAAATCTTTTCGCTAAAAATAAAAGATTTCAAATTTGTTGCCCGCGAGAAACGAGCAAAATCCCACGAATTCTATAGTATTCACACCACTTATGCAACAAAATTTAGCCTTTAATAAGCGAAATTTCCACGCTTAAACTTTCGCCAAATTCAAGTAAGTGATGAATGCGTGCAGTTTCTAAGCACAACATCGTTTGATAGCCAGTTTCACTCATTCCACTCGTCTTTTTGTGCCAAGGATTCCAAAGGACAAATTGACTTGCATTATGATGATGCAGTGCAATTGTACGATTGAAACTTTTATCTAGGATTTGATTCTGCATGTTTTCTGCGGAATAAACGCAATCAACATTTTCAGAAATGTGACGCGGTGACGGAACATTTTCTTGTTGTTGGTTTAAGCTATTAAAACAAGTTTCAGGTAAACCTTGTACTTCCACTTGATTAATATCCCCAATATTAAAATAGGTATGTAATGCTGCTTGGGCTGATTCTTCGCCATAATGGGTAAAAGTTAAATGACATTTGTCTGTAAATACCATAGCAATTTTCGCTTCGATAATATTTAAATCAGAAAACAACTCAAATTCTAACCGCACTTTATGGGCTGAAATATCATAATGGCTTAACTGCCATAAACGAATACGAGCTGTGCCGTGCGCAGGTTGTTTTACGCCACCAAACCAAG
The nucleotide sequence above comes from Haemophilus influenzae. Encoded proteins:
- a CDS encoding D-hexose-6-phosphate mutarotase; amino-acid sequence: MKTTLLKTLTPELHLVQHNDIPILYLKHAVGTAKISLQGAQLISWKPQNAKQDVLWLSEVEPFKNGNAIRGGVPICYPWFGGVKQPAHGTARIRLWQLSHYDISAHKVRLEFELFSDLNIIEAKIAMVFTDKCHLTFTHYGEESAQAALHTYFNIGDINQVEVQGLPETCFNSLNQQQENVPSPRHISENVDCVYSAENMQNQILDKSFNRTIALHHHNASQFVLWNPWHKKTSGMSETGYQTMLCLETARIHHLLEFGESLSVEISLIKG